Sequence from the Rhinolophus ferrumequinum isolate MPI-CBG mRhiFer1 chromosome 19, mRhiFer1_v1.p, whole genome shotgun sequence genome:
aaaaccaaaaaaacctaaTTTTTTTGGAGGAAATCTGTATtaggaaatatatgaaaagtacTTTTCTAGTTTCACTTACTTTTGTATAATTTGAAAGTTATAACCTGGAAGCATATGCTCTTTTATTTCCAGTTCCTGGTTCATATATTTATACTGTACATTGCATCTTGAGAGTGGAGTTGGTCTTTTACTAACTATTTTGggtttacatataaaatattaggGCTACACAAGACCTTCCAAAGCATCTAggccaagtttttattttaaagatgaggaaacttattttctcatggGGTTCAGTGACCTAATCAGGTCATGGGGCAAATTTGTATCTTTGAAgatcaaatatgtttttatagaCCATCAATAATCAATATGTGAAACTTCATTTCTGTGACATTGCTGAGGAATAAGACATTGTAATAGAATTCTGTGGAAGTGAATTTTTAAGACAACTGAAACtttatgtatagtatcatgtcatctgcaaataatgacagttttgctcttcctttcccatttggttgccttttatttctttttcttgtctgattgctgtggctaggacttctagtactatattgaataatattattgaataaaagtggtaaaagtggacatccttgtcttgttcctgatcttaaggggaatgcttttaacttttccctattgagtatgatattagctgtgggtttgtcatatatgacctttattatgttgatatatattccctctattccaactttgctgagagtttttatcataaacggatgctggattttgtcaaatgcttttcctgcgtCTATGAATATGACTGTATGATTTTTAtgtctcattttgtttatgtggtgtatcatgttaattgatttgcagatattgaaccaaccttgtataccaggaataaatcccacttgatcattgtgtatgatctttttaatgtattgccaaattcggtttgctaatactttgttgatgattttgcatttatgttcattagagatattggccctcttctccttttgtaatgtctttgtctggttttgggatcagggtaatattggccttgtaaaatgaacttgggaaccttgcctcctcttgaatttttctaatagtttgaggagaataggtgttaattcttttttgagggtttggtaaaattcacctgtgaagccatctggtctataACTTTTGTTTGTTAGGAGCTTATTGAAtactaattcaatttcattagtagtaattggtcagctcagattttctgttttttattgattcagccttggaagattatatgcttctaggaatttaaccatttcttccagattatccaatttgttggcatatgtgACAGTCTTTCTTTACATGAATAATAACCATGACTCTTAAATACTTCCACAGTGTTATATAACAGGTggtaaaaatttaattttatcaggACAGAATTTATTGGTTGCCTCTATGTTCATTATATTATACTAGGGCTGTTAGGTTTTCAAAGTGGTTCATGTAACTCAGAGGCCTTGAGCAGAAGAAGAACAACCTAGTTCTCAATAAAGTTTGATCTTAGcaaaatattaattatgatatttaaaGACATGgttgatatatttataatatttttatctagctttattttaaggagaaaagcTGTTGTAACAccatatacatttctttttgttcagGTATTGGCTATAAAACTACCAAACGTCTTGAAGCCTTGGGTGTCAGTAGTGTGCATGATCTTCAAACCTTTCCAtccaaaatattagaaaaggaaTTAGGAATCTCAGTTGCTCAGCGTATTCAGAAGCTCAGTTTTGGAGAGGATAACTCTCCTGTAACACCCTCTGGACTACCTCAGGTGCATACtaatgatgtttattttaattgagtAGTGGTTGTCACGTTATGTGAAATAAAGATTTCTAGTTTTAATACTATGGTTTTACTATTCTAGTTTGCTTATTAGGTTAGTACATGATCCCTTTCCTAAGAGATGGCTAATTTATATTagattaataaatattcttaaattcaATCTAAGAATTAGCATTTAACTCTGAAGTCAGCCTCTTTGAATACTACTTAATTTTAATAGCCTGTATTACATATAtaaggcaaaatattttaattttttaaaagtcttgttTTTAGGGTTGTCtagtaatttataaaatggagaaaagtataATCATCCAgttcacattgattgattttctttcctgtgtgaCAGGCacttttattaagtgctttatatacattagcCCATTATCTTCACATCAGACCTTCAAGGTAGGTAGTACTATTGTTTGTTTGtatcttttccctccttttctccccctgCCCTTTTTTTAAGATGAGGATACTGTACTTTAGGAACGTTAAATAAGTTAGTGCCCAAAGTTAAACTTTCAAGTCTTAGGAGATAAAGAGCCTTGCTGTCATCATAGCAAAGCTTAGAGTTGGTACTAGAGCTTTATAATTTTCTTGACTTCCAATGCATTTTATAGTGGAGTACAGTAACTTGCAGATAAAAAGAGTTAATACAAAGGTGAACTAAATGGCTCAAAGCAGAAGAGGTAAAATTAGTAAAGAATCTGTTGATTTACTtgacatatatattgataactgGATATGCTTCTTTGGGTTTACAATCCTTTATTTGTGCTTCTTTGGTAGTCCTTTAGTGAAGAAGACTCgtttaaaaaatgttcatcagAAGTCGAAGCTAAAAATAAGATCGAAGAGTTACTTGCTAGTCTTTTGAACAGGTGATTTTCTACTTTGCCATATCATCCTATATCTTTTGTATGTAGTATATGGAAAGAATACTTGATGTTCTATCTTGGAACTCACAAATTAACTGGAGATTAAACAGTGTAAAGATAGATAATTTATCACTGAATTTCTCTGCATTATAAACTATTGCAAAGATAGTCATAGATGCTCTTAACTAAATTTAATGTCTGGTTCCATTGGTTTTTAGTAACATTGTGGTTATGTAGTAGATCTTAAGCTACTAACATTTACCTAAGGAGGTTTTATGGATAACTCTAGAATCCCTATACCTATAAATTTGTGATGGTTGAGGATAGGAAATTATTAAGAGCAACAATGATAGAGAAAGCAGAAGAAGCCTTATATCTCCTTTGCCtcagacatgaaagaaaatagagTCAGACAACAGAATAGCTAAgtggggctgtgtgtgtgagCAGGAAGGACAGTTGTGGGTGTGTGCAGGGTTACTGGTCtataagtacatgaaaaatgtCAACTGGAATTATGAGTGTACAAATAGCATAAGCTAAACATATGCTAAGGAGCAACATATGATGCTCCTTTGCCGTCATGTATCTATTTCTCAATACTCCATGAAAGAGTATTATCTCTTTTCCTCCCATTACTTTGATTTCTCAAAATGGAATGTGAAGGGTCTAACAATTTTGGGTAGGTGTGCTTCTGTAATGATGCTAAATGATGGCTAAGCTAACTGTGACTAGAGAAAAAAGGTTTTCAGATGACTCTTCAGTCTCAGAAAGTTGATGAAGTGAAATTTCCTATAACTTTGCTGTCCCATGAAGTGCGGTTTTCGTGCCTTGAGCAGAGCCATGCAGCTCATCATTTGCTGCATGCTTCTGGGGCTGACTGTCTGACCCAGCTCCAGTGATATGACTCAGGCTGGTCTCATGATATGCTAGTGAAACTGGGTCACCTGCTTTGCTTCGGCTAGATATAAGACTGTTGTGAAAGGCCTGGCCATTGGAAACAGTTCTGCACATAGGAAAACCACAAGGAGTATAAATTTTGTAGGTTCTCTCATTTGAAGAATCAACCCAGAAATGAGACTGCTCTACACCTGTGAAATAACTATTAACTATTTATCCTTATCTCTGCTTGCCATTCCCTCTTCTATATCATGGCCCCTTATTTCAGTGATTGAGATGTAATACCATCTAAGTGACCGGTCAAAGAATAATTGCGTGTGTATGAGTGTATTTTCCTTCTAGAGTATCTAATGATTAATACTATAGGTATATAAGAGGTGCAAaatcttctaattttttaaaatatcttctagaCACTAGTTTAAGATTGCTTAGAATATAACCTTTTTTCTAGCATGTTTTAATTCGTTATAGGAACCAAATCATGCTCTTTGAATTGCGTAATGACTTAATAGAACAAGTTTAACTGGAAGACATTTAAATTAGTAACTTATTTACAGGAACCATTTAAGATAGTCATCATCTTAGCAAAGCAGCGACCAAGAAATTTTTTGataaagcagtaagagaaaaacattatttaccaaaaaaatctaaattttccaATTTGAAATCTTCGATTTGAGTATGTTTAACAAtatacaatatttgtattttatatttgtgattttaaatgcATTGCCAtacatataaaaaggaaaatattattctgTAATGATATGTTTTCTCTGGTAATTAGATTGTCtgctttttaagtaaattttctaTATCATTAAAACTTGTTTTCAACACTAAACGCAACACCATTTGGATGTAACAGTTTTTAAGATGCATGTATATGTACTTATCTCCccaaatacagtatataattgATCTTTCAAGTTATTACTCTAATATGTCACATAATGGTGATATTATTACTGGCTCCCTTGGATGTTTTTTGGGAGTGCTCTTTGACAAAGGtaatctcattaattttttttctttttgtaatcttatattttaaacaaatgtgtaaaAATCTTGTCATTTTTCTTGTCTGCTTCTGTCAGTGAATAATTcagtttctgaaatttcatgcTGATTTTAATATGTTGCTTTTAGTTATATTTTGGACTTGGATTATAAAATGGCTTGTTATAATTATatcttatttctgttctttttccgaTAGCATTCTCTTCTAAGTGAGGCCTGAATGCTGTACGTTTGAAATTTCAGATCTTTTTAGTGCATAGACTTTGCAAAATTTATTTGGGTTATTCAGGGACCTTTATTGCTTACTGCCTAATTATCAACTGTATTAATAATTGTTATAGTTAGTAATCTGGCACCTTTAGATAAATGAGGTGTATTAGACAACTTAAAAAATCTTTAGGTAATACTTTTTCTAATTGCTTGtgtcctctttctctttatttttagagTATGCCAAGATGGAAGGAAGCCACATACAGTAAGATTAATAATCCGTCGGTATTCATCTGAGAAGCACTGTGGCCGTGAGAGCCGTCAGTGCCCTATTCCATCCCACGTAATTCACAAGTTAGGGACAGGTATGGACTAATTTACTAATAATTTAATTGGCAAGttaaactctttaaaaagcaaactttgAATTAGAAATATGATCCAAAGATGGAGGGTCTTCACAGGGAGTTAGTGAgctattaaatttctttattccaTCAGAAATTTTCACTGGaaaactttgttgttgtttttttaatagattataAAAGTAAAGACTCAGTTAAGAATGTTTCCCAagttcagagaaaacaaaagtatgATAATTGTATGGCATGAGGTAACTTCTTTAtgggcatttagattgtttccatttttttggctattatgaaaaatgatGCTGTGAACGCTTGCTGGCAAGTCAGTGGATGCATATatgcttttgtttgtctggggtAGATTACAAGGAGTGGAACCGCTGGCTTGTATGATAAGTTGAACTCTAAGAAACTGCCATACTTTTTCCAAAGTAGGtgtaacaatttacattctcaccaacaatgtatgagggttcctgtttTTTCATATTCTCGCCTACGTTAgatattgtcagttttttttaTGATAGTCATTCTTGTGGTTGTGTATGcatagtggtatttcattgtgtttgttttttcttttatggatagtgcttttggtgttatatctaaactTTACCTAACCCAAAGGTCACAGATATTTCCCCCTAtgctttcttttagaaattttaaagttttaagctTTACACTTAGATTCACTTTGAGTAATTTTTATGTGTGGAGTAAGGTAAGGGTCTTattagttcattcttttgcacatgggtatccagttgttccagcagatttgttgaaaagactattcttttccccATCAAATTGTcatggcacctttgtcaaaaacaaattgaccataaatgtaaggaTTTATTTCTTGACATTCTTATTCCATTAATCTGTGTTTATCCATATACCAATTCCAGCTTGTCTTGATACTTtgttgtaagttttgaaattaggtaATGTAAATTctccagatttattttttcaaaatctttttggCTATTCATGATCCTGGGATTTTGTTTCTATAAAGACTTGAAAATGAGAATTTGATTTCTTAATATGTTATACgtttattcacattttctatttattttgagtcagttttggtaatttgtatcttctaGGAATGTATACATTTCATGCaagttgtctaatttgttgtCATAAAGTTGTTAATATTTCCTTATAATTCTTCTAATTTTTGTAAGGTCTGTAATGATGTTCCTCTTTCATACATGATTTTGCTGATTTGtgtattctcttttttcctttatcattCTAGCAAGTGTTTTatcagttttgttgatcttttctaaGATCCAGCtattgttgtaattgttttctccattgtgtttatactttctgttttttattttgctctgatctttattgtcttctTTCTATTTGCTTTAGGTTCAATTTGCTATTTCCCCCTTATTTCTTACGATGGAAGCTTAGgttattattttatacttcttcTCTAATAATTCAagtttaaaattacttatttcctTTCAAGAGTGCCTTAGCTCTATGCCataaattttgttgtatttctttttcattaaggtTAAAACAGTTTCAAATATCccatgtgatttcttttttgatcctAAATTTATGTAGAAACTTGTTGCTTAATTTCCGGATATTTGGTGATTTCCcacatttctttctgttgttgatttctactttaatttcttGTTGATCAGAGAATGTAATTTGAGTAATTTCAATCCTTCAAATTTATTGAGCCCGATTTTATTGTCTAGCATATGGtgtatcctggagaatgttccatttgcatttgaaaagaagAGTTAAGCAACACTCTCAAACCATTTTACTTAACTAAAATTTATGGACTAATcgatcaaaataatatttttgaatgatgTTTGTCTGGATATATAATTCTTGACTTTTCCCCCATACGTTGAATATACCATTCCATTGCCTTCTGGTTTCCcttatttctgatgagaagtcagctgttaatAGTTTTATCAGTCTCCTTCCAATCAGGAGAGAATAACCACACAGAAATTTGAACTGGGAAAGTTTAACATAATGATTAAACTGTGATAGGGGATTGACTATAAAGGTGTAAAGGGCTGAGGAAAAGTACCCAAGAAAGGACAAACTTGGAAAGAGGAGTTTCCCTACCCTTCAAAGAGAAGGTGTGGCTGCCGAACACTGGATGATGCAATAATCCTTTGAGTTACCTAGCCCGTAGTTGGTTCATGGTTACTGGGCAAAGAGAAAACCACCCACTGATCCATGGATGAACTGAGGCTGGTTGGTGGGCACACAGGCGGAATTGGATATTGGGAGTTCGCTCACGGGCAGGGTAGTGCATGAGCTGTGATATGCAGTGGCCATGTTGGGAGGGCTTCTGGTAACAACCCTCCAAGATGCCTGCAAGCTGAGGCTGGTTATGCTAGTTATGCTGAAGTAATCTATATTCTTCTGCTAGCACATTGTTGGAGGATGTGGTCCCTGCATAGGAAGAGCTGGAGGAAACAACTCTCTGGGGTGTAGGCAAGTCAAGGCTATTAGGTGGGTGTGCAGAATGAGCTGGGACACTGTTTATGGCACTGGCCTGGTGTGTGTGCCCTGTTTGAATTGGTGGTGCCATGGTAACATGGTCATTAGGCTTGGGCTGGGGTTTGAGGTTGTTGAGAGACTGAGATATGTGTGGAGCATTATTGGATGTCTCCACACATATGTACTGCAAACAGACCATGTAATGGGagcaagaaaaagtaaataacagTACAGTGGAACCAGGAAGAGAAGCTCCCTTTCTCCCTTAATGGCCTCCTGAGTGCTCTCTCTGACAAAACTTGTTccatggaaaaaaatttaaggagCCTGACTCATTATCATGGAACAGGTACTGAAGGATGAATTTGGAGCTGAGAAGCAATTTGTTAGTAGGCATAATGTATTCTTGTTCTCGTTTATGAGATTAGTCATTTATCTCTGTCTTGTATAGCAGTTTGTGATATGTCTGAGTGTGGAATCTCTTTGTGTTTATCCTACTTGGGATTTATTGAGCTTTTTGATTCTGTAGAATAATTTTTGTAAGTGAAATTTACAGAGGTTTTGgctcttatttctttaaatattctgtctttccctttttcttttctctccttttgggaCTTCCATTACACATGTGTtggtatgtttgaaaatgttagggatggctggttagctcagttggttagagcatggtgatgatagcaccaaggttgccggtttgatccccacatgggccactgtgagctgcgcccttcttaaaaaaataaagaaaatgaaaatgttctacagGTGTGtgtagttcttttttcttttcagatcagATAATTTCTGTTAAGCTGTCAGGTTCTCTCATTGATCTGTCATCTCAAAACGGTGGTTGCCCATTTAGTGATTATGTTTGTTTGGGTTACTATACTTTTTAACTCCAGAgtttcgtttttttttgtttctttgtatgtttgattctgtttctttattgatattcccCTTTTCTTGATAGTAATAATGTTttactttaattctttaaaatgcttttaattctttgaacatatcTGTAAAAGCAACTTTGAAATCTTTCTAAATCCAACTCAAAGTCAATTTCTATTGActgctgcccccccaccccgaaTATCAATCACACTCTCTTGAGTttcttacatatattataatatttttttgaaaactggacattttggATAATGTATTGTAgcagtttggggttttttttcccatgggtatttttttcttttgttttgcaactTGTCTGGACTTAAGCTGCAGAATATACCTTCCCTATGATATGTTGCCCTGATTTCTCtgctcagctttttctttttttgatttaaattttttattttagcttctgAGGAGGTTATGCCTGTGTCtgcatagtttagtggttagccAATGATTAGTCAAAGGTTTTGCTCAAATGCAAGTGCCTGGAAGGCTTCTCCCTTTTATCAGCAGATATGTGCATGGGTTGgagaacactttaaaaatttagGTGATCTCAAGTCTGccttggcttttattttctgctaGGCCCTCTTGCATCTCTGTGGTATGCTTGTTGCCATTCCTGTCAGAGATATGTGAAGAGCGTGGGCCCTCTTTGCCCTTCCCTTCATGTTCACGCATCCTCCCAGCCAGCTGGGATTGTGAGGGCTATTTATCTAGTCCCTCTCtggttttttcatttccagaCCTCCTGGTTAAATTTTTGGTTGGTTCACTGATGTTTCACTCACCCCAACCACAACTGCAGCATCATGCTAGAGAGCTGTGCGATTTCTCCATTTGTTTCCTACcaaatttgttcattttcctgGCAACGCTGCTGGGTATGAGCTTTTGCCCTCTGCCTCAAATCAGGTCTGTCCTTTCTGGCAGCAAAGCTGCTGGCTTTCACAGCCAGCCTCACCCTGGTAGAACTATGTCCCAGCTGAGCTGTGTGAAGGGAGATGTGTAACCCCAGACAGTAAGGCTGCTATCTCCCACTTTCTTACTTAAATTCTAGCAGCTTTTCCTAAATCAgtgcttctcattttatttgctttggtTCACTTCCAGATCCTAAGAATGGTTGCTTTTGACAGTTTTGTTCAGTTTTATGGGGGAAATTTTCTGATATCATCATTCTACCATAACCAGAAGTCCCATATTTCAAACCTTTGGAAAACTTTTACTCATTTGGCATTTAGTATTAATGTTGAGATTTCAcagttacatatatatactgtTGAGATGTCCCAATGATATCTATTtaggattttaatttaaattaattaagcttttaatattaattatgatATAATGTGTTTAGATATTGtcttcttaaacattttatttaggaaattatGATGTGATGACACCAATGGTTGATTTACTTATGAAACTTTTTCGAAATATGGTGAATGTGAAGATGCCATTTCATCTAACCCTTTTAAGTGTGTGCTTCTGCAATCTCAAAGCACTAAATACTACTAAGAAAGGGACTATTGATTATTATTTAACACCATCATTATCAACAACTTCACACTCTGGCAAGCGCAGTTTTGTAAGTACACTGTTAACTGAATTTGTGTGGTTAAATTACAAATCTAAATTTGTGTTTAACTGATAGAATTTAGAGATTCTCTTTGGTGATACTGTTTGAATGacttacatgtatatattgtgtttccctgaaaataagacctagctggaccatcagctctaatgtgtcttttggagcaaaaattaatataagactggtcttataatatgttatataatactatataagacccggtattatattaattatattatattatgcctggtcttacattatagtaaaataagaccgggtcttatattaatttttgctctaaaagaggcattagagctgatggtccgactaggtcttcttttgggggaaacacggtagtacctgTCATATTATGGTTGCTATTAAATATTATGTACTGTGatctgagaagaaaacataagcatcAGTGGATAAAAGAGAAAACCATTATGGAGATTCCCTGTTTTGGAGGTATTGAACTATTTTATAGTGGTATACAGGAATAATGATGATAAGctcataaatatgaaaatatttccagatatTGGAAATCAAATCTTTTTGtctgttaatttataaatttataaataagctACCAGCATCCCCCTCAAtgtttttgctaaaatatttaagttttattgGTTTTGAAATTAAATTGAACTCTGGTAACAATATTGATAGAAAATGACTACTCATTTTACAACTGTAGAAATTAAGAGTGAGGCAAAGGCCAGTCATATGTTCAAATGACTAAAACAAAACCCTGTGTGTGTGGCCATTTGGCAAACCTCTATTTACTAAATGtgaggtgctttaaaaaaataatcatcttttACTAAATTGTCCATATCTACAATTAACTCTTAATTtatagtgtttttattattttctttattttttattgtttaatcagTATAATTTTAGCagtatttttgtttacatttaagcttaaaatggaacagaatagtgtTATTAGAGAAATAATGAATTAGTGCCCTCTTCAAATTACTTTCCCCTGAgcctttttattccatttgttaaCTAAAATTTTTAGagatgtttactttttaattaatctGTAGAATGAGAATGAAAGGTCCTGAATGTATAGCAGTATTAGagaggtaaatataaaagaaagtacCTTGTATATGTCTGACTctcagtaggtgctcaataaacacaaTGGCCCgaatctctttttctccttttacttttttgtggTTATTATTGTGTTGATGTTTCCTGAAGTATATTTGactgtgtatatatttgttatggtgTTTAAAACTAGAGggaaaatttaagcaaaaaattttacataaaaattacgCAAATTAGAATTGAAggtgtttttaaactttttaaatatatatatttaaaagagtgTTTTATATCTTAATGATGTTGGATTTTTGCCAtagaagtacttttttttttctgttaaatattaCACTTCAGAATAAGGATTTCTAGAAACCTAGCCcttgatgtatgtatgtatgtatgtatgtatgtatgtatgtatgtatgtatttagatAACCTTAGGTGAATCATTTACTTTTCTAGGACTCCATTGTTTTATTCAAAGAATTGGAAGTTTCAATACATGATTGTTAAAATCCTTTCCAGGTCTTCAAATGCATACCTACCTTCTCGCTATCTAGGAAGGAACCTCTTCCTGGAATAGTGGAAAAAATCCACACAATAGTGTGACTAATTGTGATGGTTACTCACATGTAGTTGTTTGGAACTGGCTAAAAGTCTTGAAGTTATTGATTAGGATAGAAACATATTATCAGATAATAGGTACAGTCACACTTCAGCAGcatgaatatttaaaagatattagATACCTAAATTATTCTGTTATCCTTGTCttctagaaaatgaaagacaCTTATATGGAGGATTTTtccaaagacaaagagacaagTTGGGATTTCCTACCAACTGGAAGAATTGAAAGTACAAGAACTGGGGAGTCTCCACTAGATACTATaagtttttctaaagaaaaggaCAGTGATGAATTCCCACTCTGCTCACTTCCTGAGGGTATTGACCAAGAGGTTTTTAAGCAGCTTCCAGTAGATATTCAAGAAGAAATACTTTCTGGAAAATCTGGACAAAAAATTCAAGGGAAAGGAAGTTTGGGTTGTTCATTACATGCCTCGAGAGGagtattgtctttcttttctacAAAACAAATGCAGGGTAGTCCCTTAAATCCTAGAGATCATTTGTCCAATAGCAAACAGATACTCTCTGTATCTCCCTGTGAACCAGGAACATCAGGCTTAAATAGCAGTCGTTCCTCTTATTTGTCTAGCCAAAAGGATTATTCACATTATTTGGACAGTAGATTAAAAGATGAACGAATGAATCAAGGACCTAAAGAATCCCAAGGATTCCACTCTTCTAATACAAACCCTGATGTATCTATTTTCCATTCATCTCCAAATTTACAGAGTGAGCAACTTTTCTCCAAAAACCACACTACAGATAACCACAAGAAACTAATAGCAACAGTTTCTCATCATGAAAGACTTGCAGAAAATGGAGAGCAGGATTCTACTGAtgagaaaattacttttccttcCAACGTTGACCCTGAAGTTTTCTATGAACTACCGGAAGAGGTACAAAAAGAACTGTTGGCTGATTGGAAGAGGACAGGGTCAGATTTCCACACTGGACATAAATGAgcatattcaggaaaaaaaggtCTGAAAAGCAAGGGAAAGACCATTGTTCTCAGATTAGCAGTTTATTAAACTCTTCTAAATTAAACActagtagatattcaataatgTAGAAATACAACACGAAGTGttccaaataaaacaagaatagtTATGAGAAGTAAATTCTGGCACAAAGTATAAAAAATTCATAACAGAAgacataatgtaaaatattacctTCCTCTTGTTTCTAAAACTATgttgtttttcaataaaaagaatatgGTCAGCATTAGTACATTTTCCATAAATTGAGGGGGAAGATATATATGCCTGCACATAAAAAATAGACTAGCC
This genomic interval carries:
- the POLI gene encoding DNA polymerase iota isoform X3, whose amino-acid sequence is MDLDCFYAQVEMISNPELKGKPLGVQQKYLVVTCNYEARELGVKKLMNVRDAKEKCPQLVLVNGEDLTRYREMSYKVTELLEEFSPLVERLGFDENFVDLTEMVEKRLQHLHSDELSALTVSGHVYNNQSINLHDTLHLRLLVGSQIAAEMREAMYNQLGLTGCAGVASNKLLAKLVSGVFKPNQQTVLLPESSQDLIHSLNHIKEMPGIGYKTTKRLEALGVSSVHDLQTFPSKILEKELGISVAQRIQKLSFGEDNSPVTPSGLPQSFSEEDSFKKCSSEVEAKNKIEELLASLLNRVCQDGRKPHTVRLIIRRYSSEKHCGRESRQCPIPSHVIHKLGTGNYDVMTPMVDLLMKLFRNMVNVKMPFHLTLLSVCFCNLKALNTTKKGTIDYYLTPSLSTTSHSGKRSFKMKDTYMEDFSKDKETSWDFLPTGRIESTRTGESPLDTISFSKEKDSDEFPLCSLPEGIDQEVFKQLPVDIQEEILSGKSGQKIQGKGSLGCSLHASRGVLSFFSTKQMQGSPLNPRDHLSNSKQILSVSPCEPGTSGLNSSRSSYLSSQKDYSHYLDSRLKDERMNQGPKESQGFHSSNTNPDVSIFHSSPNLQSEQLFSKNHTTDNHKKLIATVSHHERLAENGEQDSTDEKITFPSNVDPEVFYELPEEVQKELLADWKRTGSDFHTGHK
- the POLI gene encoding DNA polymerase iota isoform X5, whose product is MVEKRLQHLHSDELSALTVSGHVYNNQSINLHDTLHLRLLVGSQIAAEMREAMYNQLGLTGCAGVASNKLLAKLVSGVFKPNQQTVLLPESSQDLIHSLNHIKEMPGIGYKTTKRLEALGVSSVHDLQTFPSKILEKELGISVAQRIQKLSFGEDNSPVTPSGLPQSFSEEDSFKKCSSEVEAKNKIEELLASLLNRVCQDGRKPHTVRLIIRRYSSEKHCGRESRQCPIPSHVIHKLGTGNYDVMTPMVDLLMKLFRNMVNVKMPFHLTLLSVCFCNLKALNTTKKGTIDYYLTPSLSTTSHSGKRSFKMKDTYMEDFSKDKETSWDFLPTGRIESTRTGESPLDTISFSKEKDSDEFPLCSLPEGIDQEVFKQLPVDIQEEILSGKSGQKIQGKGSLGCSLHASRGVLSFFSTKQMQGSPLNPRDHLSNSKQILSVSPCEPGTSGLNSSRSSYLSSQKDYSHYLDSRLKDERMNQGPKESQGFHSSNTNPDVSIFHSSPNLQSEQLFSKNHTTDNHKKLIATVSHHERLAENGEQDSTDEKITFPSNVDPEVFYELPEEVQKELLADWKRTGSDFHTGHK
- the POLI gene encoding DNA polymerase iota isoform X2: MEREEAGAAVGSWVHDQVVPAGSSSSRVIIHMDLDCFYAQVEMISNPELKGKPLGVQQKYLVVTCNYEARELGVKKLMNVRDAKEKCPQLVLVNGEDLTRYREMSYKVTELLEEFSPLVERLGFDENFVDLTEMVEKRLQHLHSDELSALTVSGHVYNNQSINLHDTLHLRLLVGSQIAAEMREAMYNQLGLTGCAGVASNKLLAKLVSGVFKPNQQTVLLPESSQDLIHSLNHIKEMPGIGYKTTKRLEALGVSSVHDLQTFPSKILEKELGISVAQRIQKLSFGEDNSPVTPSGLPQSFSEEDSFKKCSSEVEAKNKIEELLASLLNRVCQDGRKPHTVRLIIRRYSSEKHCGRESRQCPIPSHVIHKLGTGNYDVMTPMVDLLMKLFRNMVNVKMPFHLTLLSVCFCNLKALNTTKKGTIDYYLTPSLSTTSHSGKRSFKMKDTYMEDFSKDKETSWDFLPTGRIESTRTGESPLDTISFSKEKDSDEFPLCSLPEGIDQEVFKQLPVDIQEEILSGKSGQKIQGKGSLGCSLHASRGVLSFFSTKQMQGSPLNPRDHLSNSKQILSVSPCEPGTSGLNSSRSSYLSSQKDYSHYLDSRLKDERMNQGPKESQGFHSSNTNPDVSIFHSSPNLQSEQLFSKNHTTDNHKKLIATVSHHERLAENGEQDSTDEKITFPSNVDPEVFYELPEEVQKELLADWKRTGSDFHTGHK